From Arachis hypogaea cultivar Tifrunner chromosome 3, arahy.Tifrunner.gnm2.J5K5, whole genome shotgun sequence:
tatatatatatatattaaccacCGTAAATTAAAGTGGTCTTTTTCTACATACTATATGTATTATCCATCATAATTAATTATTTCGCTTGCAAATTGAAATCCTgtacataaaatttttttaagtacaagtagaattaaaattttaagattaatttcCAGTCTAACACATTATGTGATCGAAAAAAAACTAATAACATTCTTCTCATCAAATGCATTATTCACACGCAGATTGGTTTCTCCAGCAGCGGCGCCAAAGGTGGAGACAAAAATCCGTTCACGCCAAAGGCGTACGCGCTGCGGTACTGGGACAAAGTCATTCAAAACACGCTTCCAAAGCCATCCTTCCTCACCTCCAAGGCGTCACCACTAACCGCCATTCAAGCCGCTTATTACGCCAAACTCGCCGCCACCAACGCCCTCACCACGCGCCTCCCTGAGTTCTGTTCCGCCGCGCAACTTCTTTGTCTCCCGGACATCAAGCCCAATCTCTCCAAGCAAGACAAGAGCCAAAGTTTCACCGGCTACGAAGACGGCCAGAACTTCACCAGCTACGGCATCGGCGGAGCCGGAAGCGTCAACAACTTCAAGAACTACTCCGACGGCTTTGGCAACCCCGGGTTTAACGAGTTCCGCTCCTACAGCCGCAATTCCGGTGGCGGAAACGAGACCTTCACGAGCTACGGTGAAGGCAACAGTAACTTCGAACAACGCTTCAATACCTACGGCAAAGGTTCCGGAGGCGGCACCGGCGAATTCACACAGTACGGAACCAACACAAACGACCCAACCCTCCGGTTCTCATCGTACGGCGAGGAAACCGGCGGAAGGCAAGAACAATTCTCCAAGTACAGCGACGACGACAATGCCGGAGAGCAAACGTTCTCGAACTACGGCAAAAACGCTGCCGGAGCCGTGAGCGAGTTTGACAGCTATGGTAACAACTCGAACGTGGCGGCGTCGTCGTTCACTAGCTATGGCGGTGGTGGAGCGGGACAGAACGAGACGTTCACGAACTATGGGATAAACATGAACGTGCCTGAAGAGAATTTCAGTAACTATGGGGCTGGAACCACCGGAGGAACGCAAGCATTCACGAACTACAGAAATCAGGCGAACGTCGGTGATACCTCGTTTTCTTCGTACGATAAGGGATCAAACCAAGGAGCGGCCACTTTCACCAGCTACGGCCAATCCTTCAATGAAGGCTCCGATACCTTTAAAGGCTACGCCGTCAATTCTACGGGCAAGGTCAGTTCTATTGTTTCTTGAGAATcacttttaattattaacttaaatatttttaatttatacttttaaatattaattattaactaataaatataaataataaatttctcatatttttcttattatttttacgTATACGTGATATATTTAACTCATTATATTATGATTTTTAACTTTGTTACTTTCAAAGCACGTAAGAATATTTCAGTATGAGTATTATTAGCAG
This genomic window contains:
- the LOC112733919 gene encoding polygalacturonase-1 non-catalytic subunit beta, which codes for MMTSTLFLFILLLFSSLAIGFSSSGAKGGDKNPFTPKAYALRYWDKVIQNTLPKPSFLTSKASPLTAIQAAYYAKLAATNALTTRLPEFCSAAQLLCLPDIKPNLSKQDKSQSFTGYEDGQNFTSYGIGGAGSVNNFKNYSDGFGNPGFNEFRSYSRNSGGGNETFTSYGEGNSNFEQRFNTYGKGSGGGTGEFTQYGTNTNDPTLRFSSYGEETGGRQEQFSKYSDDDNAGEQTFSNYGKNAAGAVSEFDSYGNNSNVAASSFTSYGGGGAGQNETFTNYGINMNVPEENFSNYGAGTTGGTQAFTNYRNQANVGDTSFSSYDKGSNQGAATFTSYGQSFNEGSDTFKGYAVNSTGKAGFKEYGVNTTFKEYNKDGVSFSGYTNATTSSAHISGSLAKKWVEPGKFFRESMLKEGTIMPMPDIKDKMPKRSFLPRSILTKLPFSTSELKRIFKASDESSMDKMIKDSMGECTRAPSAGETKRCVGSVEDMIDFATSVLGRDITVRSTENVNGSKKNVMVSKVKGINGGKVTKSVSCHQSLFPYLLYYCHSVPKVRVYEADLSDPNTKAKINHGVAICHLDTTAWSPTHGAFLALGSGPGKIEVCHWIFENDMTWTIAN